A stretch of Campylobacter showae DNA encodes these proteins:
- the moaC gene encoding cyclic pyranopterin monophosphate synthase MoaC, with translation MLTHIDENNRPKMVDVSDKGATTRIAVASGIIKMSREAFDAIKNNTGKKGPVLQTAVIGAIMGAKKTSELIPMCHPLLISSINCDIEELTEICAYKLTVSVKIDGKTGVEMEALTGVSVGLLTIYDMIKAIDKTMQITDITLESKSGGKSGDYVRSK, from the coding sequence ATGCTAACTCACATAGACGAAAACAACCGCCCAAAAATGGTCGACGTAAGCGACAAGGGCGCAACTACGCGCATAGCCGTAGCAAGCGGCATCATAAAAATGTCGCGCGAAGCCTTTGACGCGATCAAAAACAACACCGGCAAAAAGGGCCCGGTTTTGCAAACCGCCGTCATAGGCGCGATAATGGGTGCGAAAAAGACGAGCGAACTCATCCCGATGTGCCACCCGCTGCTAATTAGCAGCATAAACTGCGACATCGAGGAGCTAACCGAAATCTGTGCCTACAAGCTAACCGTTAGCGTCAAGATAGACGGCAAAACGGGCGTAGAGATGGAGGCGCTAACAGGCGTTAGCGTCGGGCTACTAACGATTTACGATATGATAAAAGCGATAGATAAAACCATGCAGATAACAGATATCACGCTAGAAAGCAAGAGCGGAGGCAAAAGTGGCGACTATGTGCGATCTAAATAA
- a CDS encoding MalY/PatB family protein, translating into MKYDFDAPVERGGTYSSKWKTIGDELPMWVADMDFKVAPEILEALQKRLDNGVFGYSYVPREWSEAICSWWSRRHDVKFDPNWLIFCTGVIPIISSAVRKFTSVGDKIVIQSPVYHVFYRSIENNGRVALTNELAYDGRGYDIDFKDLEEKLADPLTTMFILCNPHNPVGKIWSAQKLAKIGELCAKHGVLVISDEIHCDITSPGKSYVPFIRASETCKNISITCVSPTKAFNIAGLQSSAAVVPNPKLRAKMAKAINDDEVGEGNAFSCIAAIAAFERGEAWLEQMREYIEQNRKIVSEFLQNELPQIRLVEQDATYLLWLDCREICDDASDFHKFLRQKAGLWLNDGNAYRGAEKCFLRLNIATQRSRVLEGLKRLKSGALAYVKSRE; encoded by the coding sequence ATGAAATACGATTTTGACGCGCCTGTAGAGCGAGGCGGGACGTATTCGTCAAAATGGAAAACAATCGGCGACGAGCTACCGATGTGGGTGGCGGATATGGATTTTAAGGTCGCGCCAGAAATTTTAGAAGCGCTGCAAAAGCGTCTAGACAACGGAGTTTTTGGCTACTCATACGTGCCGCGGGAGTGGAGCGAGGCCATTTGCTCATGGTGGAGCAGACGACACGACGTCAAATTTGACCCAAATTGGCTGATTTTTTGCACGGGCGTGATACCGATCATTAGCTCTGCGGTGCGCAAATTTACGAGCGTGGGCGATAAAATCGTGATCCAAAGCCCCGTCTATCACGTCTTTTACCGCAGTATCGAAAACAACGGCAGGGTCGCGCTCACAAACGAGCTAGCCTACGACGGGCGCGGCTATGATATTGATTTTAAGGACCTCGAAGAAAAGCTCGCTGATCCGCTAACGACGATGTTTATCCTTTGCAACCCGCACAATCCCGTCGGCAAAATTTGGAGCGCCCAGAAGCTAGCCAAAATCGGCGAACTATGCGCTAAACACGGCGTTTTGGTGATATCTGACGAGATACACTGCGACATCACGAGCCCCGGCAAAAGCTACGTGCCCTTTATCCGCGCGAGCGAAACTTGCAAAAACATCTCGATCACCTGCGTTTCGCCGACTAAAGCCTTTAACATCGCAGGCCTGCAAAGCTCCGCCGCCGTGGTGCCAAACCCAAAACTGCGCGCCAAAATGGCAAAAGCCATCAACGACGACGAGGTCGGCGAGGGCAATGCGTTTTCTTGTATCGCGGCGATCGCGGCGTTTGAGCGGGGAGAAGCGTGGCTCGAGCAGATGCGCGAATACATAGAGCAAAACCGCAAAATCGTAAGCGAGTTTTTGCAAAACGAACTGCCGCAGATTAGGCTTGTAGAGCAGGACGCCACGTATCTGCTCTGGCTTGACTGCCGCGAAATTTGCGACGACGCGAGCGATTTTCATAAGTTTTTACGCCAAAAAGCGGGGCTTTGGCTAAACGACGGCAACGCGTATAGAGGTGCCGAGAAGTGCTTCCTGCGCCTTAACATCGCCACGCAAAGATCGCGCGTGCTGGAGGGGCTAAAACGCCTAAAATCAGGCGCTCTAGCCTACGTAAAAAGCAGGGAATAA
- a CDS encoding DUF493 family protein, with the protein MATMCDLNKEPEISYPNFWEYKIIVLDSENAEAIAQGVVGERQHKITPSKSSKESKYKSYNLSVLVNSNEERLEIFSALRRVCKYVL; encoded by the coding sequence GTGGCGACTATGTGCGATCTAAATAAAGAACCTGAAATCTCATACCCAAATTTTTGGGAATACAAAATCATCGTGCTTGATAGTGAAAACGCCGAAGCTATCGCGCAGGGCGTCGTAGGCGAGAGGCAACACAAGATAACGCCGTCAAAATCGAGCAAAGAGAGCAAATACAAAAGCTACAATCTAAGCGTTTTGGTTAATTCTAACGAGGAGCGATTAGAGATATTTTCCGCGCTAAGACGCGTTTGCAAATACGTACTATAA